One Bufo gargarizans isolate SCDJY-AF-19 chromosome 4, ASM1485885v1, whole genome shotgun sequence DNA window includes the following coding sequences:
- the LOC122934986 gene encoding zinc finger protein OZF-like, producing MDVKAEVKDEAEEETDLWGNQQENPCEKPEGNIIMLSLDYKEDEDTRQRSSGENLITCNVHPGLHNAEPSNNSPKNEELSNDQSQIINPSPNLSYNHPKHEESSTDQSQIITPNIRQKRGKMFNCEECGKQFRCKSELSVHKSRHKGETPYSCSECGKCFTKKSCLDRHKIIHTGEKPYSCSECGKCFNRKSSLDLHKRIHRGEKPYSCSECSKCFTDRSYLLAHQRIHTGEKQHSCSECGKCFNRKSRLNRHKRIHTGEKPYSCSECGKCFTDRSYLLAHQRIHTGEKQHSCSECGKCFNQKSSLDLHKRFHTGEKPYSCSECGKCFIEKKDLTKHLRIHTGEKPFSCSECGKYFRNKNHLTTHQRSHTGEKPFSCSECGKCFARKCNLYQHKRIHTGEKPYSCSECGKCFNQTSHLDQHKRIHTGEKPYSCSECGKCFIGKIDLTKHLRIHTGEKPYSCSECGKCFIEKKGLAKHLRIHTGENPYLCSECGKYFTEKSYLLAHKRIHTGEKPYSCSECGKCFTLKSSLDQHKRIHTGEKLYSCSECGKCFIKKLSLDRHKRLHTEEKT from the coding sequence AAAATCCCTGTGAGAAGCCTGAAGGAAACATCATCATGTTATCTCTAGATTATAAAGAAGATGAAGACACCAGGCagcgctcttcaggagaaaactTAATTACCTGtaatgtacatccaggacttcacaATGCAGAGCCATCAAATAATTCCCCCAAGAATGAGGAACTTTCTAATGACCAATCACAGATTATCAACCCAAGTCCAAATCTATCATATAATCACCCTAAACATGAGGAATCTTCTACTGATCAATCACAGATTATTACTCCAAATATAAGGCAGAAACGGGGTAAAATGTTTAATTGTGAGGAATGTGGAAAACAGTTCAGATGTAAGTCAGAGCTTTCTGTACACAAAAGTCGTCACAAAGGAGAGACGCCGTAttcatgttcggaatgtgggaaatgttttaccaagAAATCATGTCTTGATCGTCATAAaataattcacacaggagagaagccatattcatgttcagaatgtgggaaatgctttaaccGAAAATCAAGCCTTGATCTACATAAAAGAATTCAcagaggagagaagccatattcatgttcagagtgtAGTAAATGTTTTACAGATAGATCATATCTGCttgcacatcagagaattcacacgggggagaagcaacattcatgttcagaatgtgggaaatgctttaaccGAAAATCAAGACTTAATCGAcataaaagaattcacacaggagagaagccatattcatgttcagagtgtggtaaatgttttacagataGATCATATCTGCttgcacatcagagaattcacacgggGGAGAAGCAACattcatgttcagagtgtgggaaatgctttaaccAGAAGTCAAGCCTTGATCTACATAAAagatttcacacaggagagaagccatattcatgttctgaatgtgggaaatgtttcattgaaaaaaaagatCTTACTAAACATctcagaattcacacaggagagaagccattttcatgttcagaatgtgggaaatattttagaAATAAAAACCATCTTACtacacatcagagaagtcacacaggagagaaaccattttcatgttcagaatgtgggaaatgctttgccAGAAAATGCAATCTTTATcaacataagagaattcacacaggcgagaagccatattcatgttcagaatgtgggaaatgctttaaccAGACATCACACCTTGATCAAcataaaagaattcacacaggagagaagccatattcatgttctgaatgtggaaaatgtttcataGGAAAAATAGATCTTACTAAACATCTCAGAATTCACACAGgcgagaagccgtattcatgttcagaatgtggaaagtgttttatagaaaaaaaaggtCTTGCTAAACATctcagaattcacacaggagagaatccATATTTATGTTCAGAGTGTGGTAAATATTTTACAGAAAAATCATATCTGCTTgcacataagagaattcacacaggagagaagccatattcatgttcagaatgtgggaaatgctttacccTGAAATCAAGCCTTGATCAAcataaaagaattcacacaggagagaagctatattcatgttcagaatgtggaaaatgctttATTAAGAAATTAAGTCTTGATCGACATAAGAGACTCCACACAGAAGAGAAGACATGA